A genomic segment from Oncorhynchus kisutch isolate 150728-3 unplaced genomic scaffold, Okis_V2 scaffold3051, whole genome shotgun sequence encodes:
- the LOC109884570 gene encoding cleavage and polyadenylation specificity factor subunit 6 isoform X8 — protein sequence MADGVDHIDIYADVEEDFNQESDYPAHDQIDLYDDVISPSANNNGDAPEDRDYLDNLPPPAGSEGNKSTPPNVVYTYTGKRIALYIGNLTWWTTDEDLTDAIGSIGIKDLLEIKFFENRANGQSKGFALVCVGSDTSSRKLLDLLAKRELHGQNPIVTPCNKQSLSQFEMQSRKSTSGGQMSGDGKAGPPTMGPRGGFPMGMGRGRGRFPGPPGPGGDRFPGPIGPGGPPPHFPGSGMRPPELINHRHQEGHLMDMNFNCFPPGRDGNWRPRGGMQGPPRPPPGPLGPPGPLGPPPPGQGLPPPMQGPPNRGDRPPPPVMFPGQFGQPPMGPLPPGPPPHGFGPPPGPPPPQQGPPPPGHFPPRPPGPLGPPLALAPPPHMTGPRPGGPPPAPHVNPAFFPPPGGPNNMGGPPGGDGRGPNGPNDPYGRPPPYDRGDFGPAGREMESARTPLSEAEFEEIMNRNRAISSSAISRAVSDASAADYGSAIETLVTAISLIKQSKVSADDRCKVLISSLQDCLHGIENKSYGSASRRERSRERDHSRSREKSRRHKSRSRDRHEDYYRERSRERERHRGDRERERERDREREYRHR from the exons ATGGCTGACGGAGTTGATCACATCGACATCTACGCCGATGTTGAAGAGGATTTCAACCAG gaatcAGACTACCCTGCCCATGACCAGATAGACTTGTATGACGATGTTATCTCTCCTTCGGCCAATAATAACGGAGACGCACCTGAGGACCGGGACTACCTGGACAACCTACCCCCACCTGCTGGCTCCGAGGGGAACAAGAGCACCCCGCCCAACGTGGTTTACACGTACACTGGCAAGCGGATCGCCCTGTACATAGGCAATCTCACATGG TGGACAACAGACGAAGATTTGACAGACGCCATTGGATCAATAGGCATTAAGGATCTGCTGGAGATCAAGTTCTTTGAGAACAGAGCCAACGGCCAGAGTAAAGG GTTTGCCCTGGTGTGTGTGGGCTCAGACACGTCCTCTAGGAAGCTACTGGACCTGCTGGCTAAACGGGAGCTCCACGGACAGAACCCCATTGTTACCCCCTGCAACAAACAGTCCCTCAGCCAGTTCGAGATGCAGTCTCGGAAAA GTACATCGGGTGGGCAGATGTCCGGAGATGGGAAGGCGGGACCCCCCACCATGGGCCCCCGCGGTGGCTTCCCCATGGGCATGGGTAGGGGCCGAGGCCGCTTCCCCGGGCCTCCTGGTCCTGGAGGAGACCGCTTCCCTGGGCCCATCGGACCCGGAGGGCCCCCGCCTCACTTCCCAG GGTCGGGGATGAGGCCACCTGAACTCATTAACCATAGACACCAAGAAGGCCACCTGATGGATATGAATTTCAATTGCTTCCCGCCGGGACGTGATGGGAATTGGCGACCCAGAG GTGGTATGCAGGGCCCACCTCGACCCCCTCCTGGACCACTAGGTCCCCCTGGACCCCTAGGCCCCCCTCCCCCAGGACAGGGCCTCCCCCCTCCCATGCAAGGCCCCCCCAACCGTGGCGACCGCCCCCCACCCCCGGTCATGTTCCCCGGCCAGTTCGGCCAGCCCCCCATGGGTCCTCTCCCCCCTGGCCCTCCCCCACACGGCTTCGGCCCTCCTCCCGGCCCCCCACCTCCCCAACAGGGCCCTCCACCCCCGGGTCATTTCCCTCCTCGCCCCCCCGGGCCCCTTGGACCACCTCTGGCCCTCGCTCCCCCACCACACATGACTGGGCCCCGACCTGGAGGCCCCCCACCGGCTCCCCATGTCAACCCAGCGTTCTTCCCTCCTCCTGGGGGTCCTAACAACATGGGGGGCCCTCCTGGAGGAGACGGCAGGGGCCCCAACGGGCCCAACGACCCCTATGGACGGCCACCTCCGTATGACCGGGGAGACTTCGGCCCCGCCGGCAG GGAGATGGAGTCGGCGCGGACACCGCTGAGCGAGGCAGAGTTTGAGGAGATCATGAACCGGAACCGAGCCATCTCCAGTAGTGCCATCTCTAGGGCGGTGTCAGATGCTAGCGCTG ctGACTACGGCAGTGCCATAGAGACTCTGGTGACAGCCATCTCTCTGATCAAGCAGTCCAAGGTCTCTGCTGACGACCGTTGTAAAGTCCTCATCAGCTCTCTACAGGACTGTCTCCACGGCATCGAGAACAAGTCCTACGGCTCTGCCTCCAG ACGCGAGAGGTCGAGGGAGCGTGACCACAGCCGATCCCGGGAGAAGAGCCGGCGCCACAAGTCCCGTAGCCGCGACCGCCATGAGGACTACTACCGCGAACGCAGCCGGGAGAGAGAACGGCACCGCGGGGACAGAGAACGAGAACGTGAAAGAGACCGTGAGAGGGAGTACCGACATCGTTAG
- the LOC109884570 gene encoding cleavage and polyadenylation specificity factor subunit 6 isoform X2: protein MADGVDHIDIYADVEEDFNQESDYPAHDQIDLYDDVISPSANNNGDAPEDRDYLDNLPPPAGSEGNKSTPPNVVYTYTGKRIALYIGNLTWWTTDEDLTDAIGSIGIKDLLEIKFFENRANGQSKGFALVCVGSDTSSRKLLDLLAKRELHGQNPIVTPCNKQSLSQFEMQSRKSTSGGQMSGDGKAGPPTMGPRGGFPMGMGRGRGRFPGPPGPGGDRFPGPIGPGGPPPHFPGSGMRPPELINHRHQEGHLMDMNFNCFPPGRDGNWRPRGGMQGPPRPPPGPLGPPGPLGPPPPGQGLPPPMQGPPNRGDRPPPPVMFPGQFGQPPMGPLPPGPPPHGFGPPPGPPPPQQGPPPPGHFPPRPPGPLGPPLALAPPPHMTGPRPGGPPPAPHVNPAFFPPPGGPNNMGGPPGGDGRGPNGPNDPYGRPPPYDRGDFGPAGSNQRPPLICEFDLRAPLPRGCPDPWINEGLVDLKNGGQHLHNASDPGEMESARTPLSEAEFEEIMNRNRAISSSAISRAVSDASAADYGSAIETLVTAISLIKQSKVSADDRCKVLISSLQDCLHGIENKSYGSASSSAPKRRERSRERDHSRSREKSRRHKSRSRDRHEDYYRERSRERERHRGDRERERERDREREYRHR, encoded by the exons ATGGCTGACGGAGTTGATCACATCGACATCTACGCCGATGTTGAAGAGGATTTCAACCAG gaatcAGACTACCCTGCCCATGACCAGATAGACTTGTATGACGATGTTATCTCTCCTTCGGCCAATAATAACGGAGACGCACCTGAGGACCGGGACTACCTGGACAACCTACCCCCACCTGCTGGCTCCGAGGGGAACAAGAGCACCCCGCCCAACGTGGTTTACACGTACACTGGCAAGCGGATCGCCCTGTACATAGGCAATCTCACATGG TGGACAACAGACGAAGATTTGACAGACGCCATTGGATCAATAGGCATTAAGGATCTGCTGGAGATCAAGTTCTTTGAGAACAGAGCCAACGGCCAGAGTAAAGG GTTTGCCCTGGTGTGTGTGGGCTCAGACACGTCCTCTAGGAAGCTACTGGACCTGCTGGCTAAACGGGAGCTCCACGGACAGAACCCCATTGTTACCCCCTGCAACAAACAGTCCCTCAGCCAGTTCGAGATGCAGTCTCGGAAAA GTACATCGGGTGGGCAGATGTCCGGAGATGGGAAGGCGGGACCCCCCACCATGGGCCCCCGCGGTGGCTTCCCCATGGGCATGGGTAGGGGCCGAGGCCGCTTCCCCGGGCCTCCTGGTCCTGGAGGAGACCGCTTCCCTGGGCCCATCGGACCCGGAGGGCCCCCGCCTCACTTCCCAG GGTCGGGGATGAGGCCACCTGAACTCATTAACCATAGACACCAAGAAGGCCACCTGATGGATATGAATTTCAATTGCTTCCCGCCGGGACGTGATGGGAATTGGCGACCCAGAG GTGGTATGCAGGGCCCACCTCGACCCCCTCCTGGACCACTAGGTCCCCCTGGACCCCTAGGCCCCCCTCCCCCAGGACAGGGCCTCCCCCCTCCCATGCAAGGCCCCCCCAACCGTGGCGACCGCCCCCCACCCCCGGTCATGTTCCCCGGCCAGTTCGGCCAGCCCCCCATGGGTCCTCTCCCCCCTGGCCCTCCCCCACACGGCTTCGGCCCTCCTCCCGGCCCCCCACCTCCCCAACAGGGCCCTCCACCCCCGGGTCATTTCCCTCCTCGCCCCCCCGGGCCCCTTGGACCACCTCTGGCCCTCGCTCCCCCACCACACATGACTGGGCCCCGACCTGGAGGCCCCCCACCGGCTCCCCATGTCAACCCAGCGTTCTTCCCTCCTCCTGGGGGTCCTAACAACATGGGGGGCCCTCCTGGAGGAGACGGCAGGGGCCCCAACGGGCCCAACGACCCCTATGGACGGCCACCTCCGTATGACCGGGGAGACTTCGGCCCCGCCGGCAG TAACCAGCGTCCCCCGCTAATCTGTGAGTTTGACCTCAGGGCCCCCCTGCCCCGCGGCTGCCCAGACCCCTGGATTAACGAGGGTTTGGTCGATCTGAAAAATGGCGGCCAGCACTTGCACAATGCGAGTGACCCAGG GGAGATGGAGTCGGCGCGGACACCGCTGAGCGAGGCAGAGTTTGAGGAGATCATGAACCGGAACCGAGCCATCTCCAGTAGTGCCATCTCTAGGGCGGTGTCAGATGCTAGCGCTG ctGACTACGGCAGTGCCATAGAGACTCTGGTGACAGCCATCTCTCTGATCAAGCAGTCCAAGGTCTCTGCTGACGACCGTTGTAAAGTCCTCATCAGCTCTCTACAGGACTGTCTCCACGGCATCGAGAACAAGTCCTACGGCTCTGCCTCCAG TTCTGCCCCTAAAAGACGCGAGAGGTCGAGGGAGCGTGACCACAGCCGATCCCGGGAGAAGAGCCGGCGCCACAAGTCCCGTAGCCGCGACCGCCATGAGGACTACTACCGCGAACGCAGCCGGGAGAGAGAACGGCACCGCGGGGACAGAGAACGAGAACGTGAAAGAGACCGTGAGAGGGAGTACCGACATCGTTAG
- the LOC109884570 gene encoding cleavage and polyadenylation specificity factor subunit 6 isoform X7, producing the protein MADGVDHIDIYADVEEDFNQESDYPAHDQIDLYDDVISPSANNNGDAPEDRDYLDNLPPPAGSEGNKSTPPNVVYTYTGKRIALYIGNLTWWTTDEDLTDAIGSIGIKDLLEIKFFENRANGQSKGFALVCVGSDTSSRKLLDLLAKRELHGQNPIVTPCNKQSLSQFEMQSRKSPGTSGGQMSGDGKAGPPTMGPRGGFPMGMGRGRGRFPGPPGPGGDRFPGPIGPGGPPPHFPGSGMRPPELINHRHQEGHLMDMNFNCFPPGRDGNWRPRGGMQGPPRPPPGPLGPPGPLGPPPPGQGLPPPMQGPPNRGDRPPPPVMFPGQFGQPPMGPLPPGPPPHGFGPPPGPPPPQQGPPPPGHFPPRPPGPLGPPLALAPPPHMTGPRPGGPPPAPHVNPAFFPPPGGPNNMGGPPGGDGRGPNGPNDPYGRPPPYDRGDFGPAGREMESARTPLSEAEFEEIMNRNRAISSSAISRAVSDASAADYGSAIETLVTAISLIKQSKVSADDRCKVLISSLQDCLHGIENKSYGSASRRERSRERDHSRSREKSRRHKSRSRDRHEDYYRERSRERERHRGDRERERERDREREYRHR; encoded by the exons ATGGCTGACGGAGTTGATCACATCGACATCTACGCCGATGTTGAAGAGGATTTCAACCAG gaatcAGACTACCCTGCCCATGACCAGATAGACTTGTATGACGATGTTATCTCTCCTTCGGCCAATAATAACGGAGACGCACCTGAGGACCGGGACTACCTGGACAACCTACCCCCACCTGCTGGCTCCGAGGGGAACAAGAGCACCCCGCCCAACGTGGTTTACACGTACACTGGCAAGCGGATCGCCCTGTACATAGGCAATCTCACATGG TGGACAACAGACGAAGATTTGACAGACGCCATTGGATCAATAGGCATTAAGGATCTGCTGGAGATCAAGTTCTTTGAGAACAGAGCCAACGGCCAGAGTAAAGG GTTTGCCCTGGTGTGTGTGGGCTCAGACACGTCCTCTAGGAAGCTACTGGACCTGCTGGCTAAACGGGAGCTCCACGGACAGAACCCCATTGTTACCCCCTGCAACAAACAGTCCCTCAGCCAGTTCGAGATGCAGTCTCGGAAAA GCCCAGGTACATCGGGTGGGCAGATGTCCGGAGATGGGAAGGCGGGACCCCCCACCATGGGCCCCCGCGGTGGCTTCCCCATGGGCATGGGTAGGGGCCGAGGCCGCTTCCCCGGGCCTCCTGGTCCTGGAGGAGACCGCTTCCCTGGGCCCATCGGACCCGGAGGGCCCCCGCCTCACTTCCCAG GGTCGGGGATGAGGCCACCTGAACTCATTAACCATAGACACCAAGAAGGCCACCTGATGGATATGAATTTCAATTGCTTCCCGCCGGGACGTGATGGGAATTGGCGACCCAGAG GTGGTATGCAGGGCCCACCTCGACCCCCTCCTGGACCACTAGGTCCCCCTGGACCCCTAGGCCCCCCTCCCCCAGGACAGGGCCTCCCCCCTCCCATGCAAGGCCCCCCCAACCGTGGCGACCGCCCCCCACCCCCGGTCATGTTCCCCGGCCAGTTCGGCCAGCCCCCCATGGGTCCTCTCCCCCCTGGCCCTCCCCCACACGGCTTCGGCCCTCCTCCCGGCCCCCCACCTCCCCAACAGGGCCCTCCACCCCCGGGTCATTTCCCTCCTCGCCCCCCCGGGCCCCTTGGACCACCTCTGGCCCTCGCTCCCCCACCACACATGACTGGGCCCCGACCTGGAGGCCCCCCACCGGCTCCCCATGTCAACCCAGCGTTCTTCCCTCCTCCTGGGGGTCCTAACAACATGGGGGGCCCTCCTGGAGGAGACGGCAGGGGCCCCAACGGGCCCAACGACCCCTATGGACGGCCACCTCCGTATGACCGGGGAGACTTCGGCCCCGCCGGCAG GGAGATGGAGTCGGCGCGGACACCGCTGAGCGAGGCAGAGTTTGAGGAGATCATGAACCGGAACCGAGCCATCTCCAGTAGTGCCATCTCTAGGGCGGTGTCAGATGCTAGCGCTG ctGACTACGGCAGTGCCATAGAGACTCTGGTGACAGCCATCTCTCTGATCAAGCAGTCCAAGGTCTCTGCTGACGACCGTTGTAAAGTCCTCATCAGCTCTCTACAGGACTGTCTCCACGGCATCGAGAACAAGTCCTACGGCTCTGCCTCCAG ACGCGAGAGGTCGAGGGAGCGTGACCACAGCCGATCCCGGGAGAAGAGCCGGCGCCACAAGTCCCGTAGCCGCGACCGCCATGAGGACTACTACCGCGAACGCAGCCGGGAGAGAGAACGGCACCGCGGGGACAGAGAACGAGAACGTGAAAGAGACCGTGAGAGGGAGTACCGACATCGTTAG